A genomic window from Winogradskyella sp. J14-2 includes:
- a CDS encoding addiction module antidote protein → MATTKFDIADYLDSEEMIAEYLNTVLEDGDSSDLIVAIGHIAKAIGMTKIAEQTGMSRPSLYKALSDGAKPQFGTIMKVLKAIGGQINVRPISA, encoded by the coding sequence ATGGCGACAACAAAATTTGACATAGCGGATTATTTGGACAGCGAAGAAATGATTGCCGAATACTTGAATACGGTTCTTGAAGACGGAGACAGTTCTGATTTGATTGTGGCAATCGGTCACATTGCAAAGGCAATCGGAATGACCAAAATAGCGGAACAAACTGGAATGAGCAGACCAAGCCTCTACAAAGCATTATCGGATGGTGCAAAACCACAGTTTGGAACCATAATGAAAGTGCTGAAAGCAATTGGCGGACAGATAAACGTAAGACCAATATCAGCGTAG